Proteins co-encoded in one Aspergillus fumigatus Af293 chromosome 6, whole genome shotgun sequence genomic window:
- a CDS encoding telomere maintenance SDE2 family protein, whose translation MAAQTVNVLLSSFPGLSLPSTVSFSLPSTSTISDLTDRVSAYLPSSIPLQSLVLTTTSNKQLVPSCERLFSLFGASKGEVATTSNLLPLRLTVPLRGGKGGFGSQLRAAGGRMSSKRKRNQGDDNGSSRNLDGRRIRTVNEAKALAEYLAVKPEMDRKEKEERRRRWQAVVEAAEKRQEELKNGGGKHKIDGQWMEDKEEMNEKAREAVLAAMRDGVWTDNLRDTILGGSSTSASASEGSGQETQNSSEEESDEEQDPADVPTPSEPAVKSAPTRKFIGFDDDDEFMSDSEDEEVEQIDNPKGKGKAKA comes from the coding sequence ATGGCAGCACAAACAGTGAACGTACTCCTTTCATCCTTCCCAGGACTTTCCCTACCTTCGACAGTCTCATTCTCCCTCCCATCAACATCGACAATCTCCGATCTTACCGACAGAGTCTCCGCATACTTACCGTCGTCGATACCGCTTCAGTCCCTTGTCTTGACCACAACGAGTAACAAACAACTTGTTCCATCATGTGAACGTTTATTTTCTCTATTTGGCGCCTCCAAAGGCGAAGTTGCAACAACATCGAatctcctccccctccggTTGACTGTTCCCCTGCGTGGAGGCAAAGGTGGTTTTGGTTCCCAGCTTCGTGCGGCTGGTGGACGTATGTCGAGCAAGCGGAAGCGCAATCAGGGGGACGACAATGGCTCTAGTCGCAACCTTGACGGTCGCCGTATTCGCACGGTCAACGAAGCAAAGGCTCTGGCCGAATACCTTGCAGTCAAACCGGAGATGGAtcggaaagaaaaggaagagcGGCGGCGCCGGTGGCAGGCTGTTGTGGAGGCTGCAGAAAAGCGCCAGGAGGAATTAAAGAACGGTGGCGGCAAACATAAAATTGATGGGCAGTGGatggaagacaaggaggaaATGAACGAAAAGGCCAGGGAAGCTGTCTTGGCAGCAATGAGGGATGGAGTGTGGACGGATAACTTACGCGACACGATCCTGGGCGGATCTAGTACGAGCGCCAGTGCTAGTGAGGGTAGTGGGCAGGAGACACAGAACAGctcagaggaagagagtgatgaagaacaagaccCGGCGGATGTACCCACACCGTCAGAGCCGGCTGTCAAGTCAGCGCCGACCCGAAAATTCATTGgatttgatgatgacgacgagtTCATGAGTGATtctgaagacgaagaagtcgagcaAATTGACAATCCAAAGGGCAAGGGAAAAGCAAAGGCTTGA
- a CDS encoding M20 family metallo-hydrolase, translated as MAFAWSFKFAASPAVQLPFKRGPSHPIRSAFIRSQRYFSISRGQAMLSTELSESQVAALRANKDRLAKDLHHSCQWGYGIRWGDGPTDTGMQRLALSEEDKSVRDWFIDTAKALKCNITIDEMGNIFAVRPGRRKDVPATFIGSHLDTQPTGGRYDGILGVLAGIEALKVIDEMGIETEGGIGVVNWTNEEGARFPVSMISSGVWAECIPLSRAHDLKEVPTVASLPTAASSPETMKSALKKINYLGSVPCSYKETPMAAHFELHIEQGPHLESANQRVGVVTAVQAYRWYRLNVIGRDTHTGTTAFQHRADALYAFARMMVRAREVASSHGCLASVGIIEAKPGSVNTVPGLVSFSLDIRGPETELVAVVEAELRKDFDAIAAEEGKGIGKPCRVEWTMDFDSPAVKFHPDCIECVQESAEAVVADAGVSDPKSLVRTIMSGAGHDSVFTSKRVPTSMIFVPCKDGLSHHPEEFCSVDDCATGASVILQAVLRYDRRRFSA; from the exons ATGGCATTTGCGTGGAGTTTTAAGTTtgcagcttcaccagctgtCCAACTACCTTTCAAGCGAGGACCATCACATCCCATTAGATCTGCATTCATACGATCCCAACGGTATTTCTCGATCTCAAGGGGCCAAGCCATGTTATCCACGGAATTGAGCGAAAGTCAGGTCGCAGCTTTACGCGCAAACAAGGACCGTCTTGCAAAAGACCTTCATCACAGCTGTCAATGGGGCTACGGTATCCGATGGGGAGA TGGACCGACAGATACTGGTATGCAGCGGCTCGCCCTGTCCGAGGAGGACAAGAGTGTGAGGGACTGGTTTATCGACACTGCTAAAGCACTGAAGTGCAATATTACTATCGATGAAATGGGCAATATCTTCGCCGTACGCCCGGGTCGTCGAAAGGATGTGCCTGCCACATTCATCGGCAGCCATCTGGACACTCAGCCGACTGGCGGTCGATATGACGGGATCCTCGGAGTCCTTGCAGGCATTGAGGCTTTGAAGGTCATTGACGAGATGGGAATCGAGACTGAGGGAGGTATAGGAGTTGTCAACTGGACAAA CGAGGAGGGGGCTCGATTCCCGGTTAGCATGATTTCTTCCGGCGTGTGGGCGGAGTGCATACCTCTTTCGAGGGCCCATGACCTTAAGGAAGTTCCTACGGTGGCTTCACTACCTACCGCAGCCTCCTCTCCAGAGACAATGAAATCCGCCCTGAAAAAGATCAACTACCTTGGGAGTGTCCCATGCTCATACAAAGAAACGCCGATGGCAGCGCACTTTGAACTTCACATCGAACAGGGGCCACATCTCGAGTCTGCCAACCAGCGCGTCGGTGTAGTCACCGCCGTCCAGGCATACCGCTGGTACCGCTTGAACGTCATCGGTAGAGACACTCATACTGGTACTACAGCCTTCCAGCACCGAGCCGATGCCCTGTACGCTTTTGCCCGCATGATGGTTCGCGCTAGGGAAGTTGCATCTTCTCACGGCTGTTTGGCAAGTGTTGGTATTATCGAGGCGAAGCCTGGGAGTGTCAACACCGTGCCAGGACTTGTAAGCTTCTCCCTCGATATTCGCGGGCCAGAGACCGAATTAGTCGCCGTCGTGGAAGCAGAATTGAGGAAGGATTTCGACGCAATTGCTGCCGAGGAAGGTAAGGGTATTGGGAAGCCATGTCGAGTGGAGTGGACCATGGATTTCGACTCCCCAGCGGTCAAATTTCACCCAGACTGCATTGAATGTGTTCAAGAATCAGCAGAAGCCGTCGTTGCCGATGCTGGTGTCTCTGATCCCAAGTCACTTGTGCGGACTATTATGAGCGGTGCAGGGCATGACAGTGTTTTCACCTCCAAACGAGTTCCCACAAGTATGATATTTGTGCCGTGCAAGGACGGTTTGAGCCATCATCCCGAAGAGTTTTGCTCTGTGGACGACTGTGCCACAGGCGCATCAGTCATTCTGCAGGCAGTACTCCGATATGACAGGAGGAGATTCTCTGCGTAG
- a CDS encoding 40S ribosomal protein eS10 — protein MLIPKEDRKKIHEYLFREGVLVAKKDFNLPKHGDIDTKNLYVIKACQSLNSRGYVKTQFSWQYYYYTLTPEGLDYLREWLHLPAEVVPATHIKQQRSHAPPRGMMGGEERERRPRAPREGGYRRREQEPKEGGAPGEFAPSFRGGFGRGRGAPAS, from the exons AT GCTTATCCCCAAGGAAgaccgcaagaagatccACGAGTACCTCTTTCGCG AGGGTGTGCTCGTGGCCAAGAAGGACTTCAACCTTCCCAAGCATGGCGACATTGACACCAAGAACCTCTAC GTGATCAAGGCCTGCCAGTCCCTGAACTCCCGCGGCTATGTCAAGACCCAGTTCTCGTGGCAGTACTACTACTACACCCTCACCCCCGAG GGTCTTGACTACCTCCGCGAGTGGCTCCACCTTCCCGCCGAGGTTGTTCCCGCTACCCACATCAAGCAGCAGCGTTCTCACGCTCCCCCTCGCGGCATGATGGGTGGTGAGGAGCGCGAGCGTCGCCCCCGTGCTCCCCGTGAGGGTGGCTACCGTCGTCGTGAGCAGGAGCCCAAGGAGGGTGGTGCCCCCGGCGAGTTCGCCCCCAGCTTCCGCGGTGGCTTCGGCCGTGGCCGTGGTGCCCCCGCTTCTTAA
- a CDS encoding HIT family protein: protein MSSAACVFCKIIKGDIPSFKLFESDKVFAFLDIQPLSRGHALVIPKFHGAKLTDIPDEDLKELLPVAKQIAKASGAEDFNILQNNGRIAHQVVDHVHFHMIPKPNETEGLGIGWPSQPTDMDKLKALHEEIKSKM, encoded by the exons ATGTCTTCCGCTGCTTGTGTATTCTGCAAAATCATCAAGG GTGATATCCCTTCTTTCAAGCTCTTCGAGAGCGACAAGGTTTTTGCTTtccttgatatccagccTCTCAGCCGTGGCCATGCG CTCGTGATTCCCAAGTTCCACGGTGCAAAGCTCACCGATATCCCTGACGAAGACCTCAAGGAACTCCTG CCCGTGGCCAAGCAAATTGCCAAAGCAAGTGGCGCAGAAGATTTCAATATCCTGCAGAACAACGGCCGCATTGCTCACCAAGTTGTCGACCAT GTCCACTTCCACATG ATTCCCAAGCCAAATGAGACAGAGGGTCTTGGTATTGGATGGCCTTCACAGCCTACCGACATGGACAAACTCAAGGCTCTGCACGAGGAAATCAAGTCCAAGATGTAA